Proteins from a genomic interval of Polaribacter sp. Q13:
- a CDS encoding PASTA domain-containing protein: MSVFQFLKSKSFFKQVAIAIVGLLVFIFALKYWLGYSTNHDQKIQVPNLHKMSLEDVDLKLKELNLDFIVIDSASYNPDYPKKSVIEQSPETGDFVKEKRKIYLTLNPSKYRDVTVPDLNGRTKRQATSHLRSIGFNIGTNPISVSDIGKDVVRGLRYKGKILNQGDKLPLNSVVDLVLGDGNGN, translated from the coding sequence ATGAGTGTTTTTCAATTTCTAAAAAGTAAATCCTTCTTTAAACAAGTTGCCATTGCAATTGTAGGTTTATTGGTATTTATTTTTGCCTTAAAATATTGGTTAGGATATTCTACCAATCACGATCAAAAAATTCAAGTTCCTAATTTACATAAAATGTCTTTGGAGGATGTAGACCTAAAGCTAAAAGAACTTAATTTAGATTTTATTGTAATTGATAGTGCTAGCTACAACCCAGATTATCCAAAAAAATCTGTAATTGAGCAATCTCCAGAAACCGGCGATTTTGTTAAAGAAAAACGTAAAATATACTTAACATTAAACCCTTCTAAATATAGAGATGTTACGGTACCCGATTTAAATGGTAGAACAAAAAGACAAGCAACTTCTCACCTACGCTCTATTGGTTTTAATATTGGTACCAACCCAATTTCTGTTAGTGATATCGGTAAAGATGTTGTTCGTGGATTGCGCTACAAAGGAAAAATATTAAATCAAGGAGATAAATTACCACTAAACTCTGTTGTAGATTTGGTTTTAGGTGACGGAAACGGGAACTAG
- a CDS encoding RluA family pseudouridine synthase → MQENQPQEIENDDLYEHHRFTASEGQEPLRVDKFLMNFVENATRNKIQQAAKAGNILVNDAVVKSNHKVKPNDVVRVVLAYPPAENLLVAEDIPLDIVYEDDTVIVVNKPAGMVVHPGHGNYSGTLVNGLIHHIENLPTNSNERPGLVHRIDKDTSGLLVVAKTEFALAHLSKQFFDRTTERLYYALVWGNVEEDEGRIEGNIGRSLKNRLQMSVFPDGDFGKHAVTHYKVLERLTYVTLVQCKLETGRTHQIRAHFKHIGHTLFNDERYGGDDILKGTTFTKYKQFVHNCFKVLPRQALHAKTLGFTHPKTGEFMQFNSEVPSDITECLEKWRTYSENSKNIELE, encoded by the coding sequence TTGCAAGAAAATCAACCTCAAGAAATAGAAAACGACGATTTATACGAACATCACAGATTTACGGCTAGTGAAGGGCAAGAACCTTTAAGAGTTGATAAATTTTTAATGAATTTTGTAGAAAACGCCACGAGAAATAAAATTCAACAAGCTGCTAAAGCAGGAAATATTTTGGTGAATGATGCGGTTGTAAAATCGAATCATAAAGTAAAACCAAATGATGTTGTTAGAGTTGTTTTGGCATATCCGCCAGCAGAAAATTTATTGGTTGCAGAAGATATTCCGTTAGATATTGTTTATGAAGATGACACTGTAATTGTAGTAAACAAACCTGCAGGAATGGTAGTACATCCAGGACATGGAAACTACTCTGGGACTTTGGTGAATGGCTTAATTCACCATATAGAAAACTTACCGACCAATTCTAATGAAAGACCCGGTTTGGTGCATAGAATTGATAAAGACACCAGTGGTTTATTGGTGGTTGCAAAAACCGAATTTGCCTTAGCTCATTTATCAAAACAATTTTTCGACAGAACTACGGAGCGTTTGTATTACGCCTTAGTTTGGGGAAATGTAGAAGAAGATGAAGGCAGAATTGAAGGAAATATAGGACGTAGTTTAAAAAACCGTTTGCAGATGTCTGTTTTTCCTGATGGAGATTTCGGAAAACATGCCGTTACACATTACAAAGTTTTAGAGCGTTTAACTTATGTAACCTTAGTACAATGTAAATTAGAAACGGGTAGAACACACCAAATTAGAGCACACTTTAAACATATTGGTCATACTCTTTTTAATGATGAACGTTATGGTGGAGATGATATTTTAAAAGGAACAACGTTTACCAAATACAAACAATTTGTACACAATTGTTTTAAAGTATTACCTAGACAAGCGCTACATGCAAAAACACTTGGGTTTACACATCCAAAAACAGGAGAGTTTATGCAGTTTAATTCTGAAGTACCATCCGATATTACTGAGTGTTTAGAAAAATGGAGAACATATTCTGAAAATTCAAAGAATATTGAATTAGAGTAA
- a CDS encoding D-alanine--D-alanine ligase → MKKNIAIVMGGYSSEVNISLTSGNVVYNHLNKEKYNPFRVHILKDKWVALDAADKEYPINKNDFSFILDDKKITFTCVFNAIHGNPGENGELLAYFNLINLKHTSAPYYQMALTFNKRDTLSVVKEYGIKTAVSIYLNKGDVVDLDKIVAKVGLPCFIKPNNAGSSYGISKAHTKEAILPAIEKAYKEDSEILIESFLDGPEVSVGVIEYKGAIKVLPITEIVTENDFFDYEAKYEGKSQEITPARITIREKTKVEEIAKKVYGILNMSGFSRSEYILVEGVPHFLEMNTVPGLTENSILPQQAKAAGISLEELFDNAIQSALK, encoded by the coding sequence ATGAAAAAGAATATTGCTATTGTTATGGGTGGGTATTCATCCGAAGTTAATATTTCCCTTACCAGCGGAAATGTAGTGTACAATCACTTAAATAAAGAGAAATACAATCCTTTTAGAGTCCATATTTTAAAAGATAAATGGGTTGCTTTAGATGCTGCTGATAAAGAGTATCCTATCAATAAAAACGATTTTTCTTTCATTTTAGATGATAAAAAAATCACTTTTACTTGTGTTTTTAACGCAATTCATGGTAATCCTGGAGAAAATGGAGAATTATTAGCTTATTTTAATCTCATTAATTTAAAACACACTTCTGCTCCTTATTATCAAATGGCATTAACGTTTAATAAAAGAGATACGTTAAGTGTTGTTAAAGAATACGGAATAAAAACAGCTGTTTCTATTTATTTAAATAAAGGAGACGTTGTAGATTTAGATAAAATTGTAGCTAAAGTTGGTTTGCCTTGTTTTATAAAACCAAACAATGCGGGTTCTAGTTACGGAATTTCTAAAGCACACACCAAAGAAGCTATTTTACCAGCCATAGAAAAAGCGTATAAAGAAGATTCAGAAATTTTAATAGAGTCCTTTTTAGACGGACCAGAAGTTTCTGTTGGCGTAATTGAATATAAAGGAGCAATAAAAGTATTGCCAATTACAGAAATTGTTACAGAAAATGATTTCTTTGATTATGAAGCCAAATACGAAGGAAAATCGCAAGAGATTACTCCTGCAAGAATAACCATAAGAGAAAAGACGAAAGTAGAAGAGATTGCTAAAAAAGTATATGGAATTTTAAACATGTCTGGTTTTTCACGATCAGAATATATTTTAGTAGAAGGAGTGCCACATTTCTTAGAAATGAATACGGTGCCAGGTTTAACAGAAAATAGTATTTTACCACAACAAGCAAAAGCAGCAGGAATATCATTAGAAGAGTTATTTGACAATGCCATACAATCTGCTCTTAAATAG
- the coaD gene encoding pantetheine-phosphate adenylyltransferase, translating into MKRAIFPGSFDPITLGHFDIIERGVKLFDELIIAIGVNADKNYMFTLEERKKFIEDCFAHEPKIKVVTYKGLTVHFCQENNVDFILRGLRNPADFEFEKAIAHTNRDLGPIETVFLLTAASTSYISSSIVRDVIRNDGDYTKLVPKTVRVK; encoded by the coding sequence ATGAAGAGAGCAATTTTCCCCGGATCCTTTGATCCAATAACATTAGGTCATTTTGATATCATTGAAAGAGGTGTAAAATTGTTCGATGAACTTATTATCGCTATTGGTGTAAATGCTGATAAAAATTACATGTTTACTTTAGAGGAACGTAAAAAATTTATTGAAGATTGTTTTGCGCACGAACCTAAAATAAAGGTGGTCACTTATAAAGGTTTAACAGTTCATTTTTGTCAAGAAAATAATGTCGATTTTATTTTAAGAGGTTTAAGAAATCCCGCAGATTTTGAGTTCGAAAAAGCCATTGCACATACAAACCGAGATTTAGGTCCCATTGAAACCGTATTTTTATTAACGGCTGCAAGTACATCTTACATATCATCATCAATTGTAAGAGATGTAATTAGAAATGATGGAGATTATACCAAATTAGTACCTAAAACGGTAAGAGTTAAATAA
- a CDS encoding lactonase family protein → MKLLPIFLLSIFFFGCKTVTKKTATVKKDTMTTSFYVGTYTQKDSKGIYEYELSEKGALKKIGLVAETVNPTFLAKSKDQKTLFAVGETNVNGTGFIKSFKIEGDSLVLISKEESGGAGPCFVAINEDNYIVTANYGGGSVGLLKADTSGKLSTLLNVQQHVGKGTTKRQKGPHAHSAWFHPTKKEVISVDLGTNELLFSTIDSQKNELVPTKQASLKMADGAGPRHVTFHPNNKWIYVLNELNNTVSLVKEKEGNYYVDSSIATLPKDFTTFSKAADIHITKDGKFLYASNRGHESIVIYAVNSENGTLTTIGYEPVLGKNPRNFSLSPDEKFLLVANQDTNNIVSFKRDVVTGKLTFVNEVAAPMPVCILF, encoded by the coding sequence ATGAAATTACTACCAATATTTCTATTATCAATATTTTTCTTCGGATGTAAAACCGTAACTAAAAAAACAGCAACTGTTAAAAAAGACACCATGACTACTTCTTTTTATGTTGGTACATATACCCAAAAAGATTCTAAAGGAATTTATGAATATGAACTTTCAGAAAAAGGAGCGTTAAAAAAAATAGGATTGGTTGCAGAAACCGTAAATCCTACTTTTTTAGCAAAATCTAAAGATCAAAAAACACTTTTTGCGGTTGGAGAAACCAACGTAAACGGAACAGGGTTTATAAAGTCTTTTAAAATTGAAGGGGATTCTTTGGTATTAATTAGCAAAGAAGAATCTGGTGGAGCAGGACCTTGTTTTGTTGCCATAAATGAAGATAATTATATTGTAACCGCAAATTACGGTGGCGGAAGTGTAGGTTTACTAAAAGCAGATACGTCAGGGAAATTATCTACGTTATTAAACGTACAACAACATGTTGGTAAAGGAACAACCAAAAGACAAAAAGGACCTCATGCACATTCAGCTTGGTTTCATCCAACAAAAAAAGAAGTTATTTCTGTAGATTTAGGAACCAATGAATTATTGTTTTCTACCATAGATTCTCAAAAAAATGAATTAGTTCCTACCAAACAAGCATCTTTAAAAATGGCAGACGGAGCAGGACCAAGACATGTAACGTTTCATCCAAATAATAAATGGATCTATGTTTTAAATGAATTGAACAACACGGTTTCTTTAGTAAAAGAAAAAGAAGGGAATTATTATGTAGATTCTTCAATAGCTACATTACCAAAGGATTTTACAACGTTTAGTAAAGCAGCAGATATTCATATTACTAAAGATGGAAAATTTTTGTATGCTTCAAATCGCGGACATGAATCGATTGTTATTTATGCCGTGAATTCAGAAAACGGAACATTAACAACAATTGGTTACGAACCTGTTTTAGGAAAAAACCCACGTAATTTTTCATTGTCTCCTGATGAAAAGTTTCTATTAGTTGCCAATCAAGACACCAATAATATTGTTTCTTTTAAAAGAGATGTTGTTACAGGGAAATTAACTTTTGTAAATGAAGTTGCTGCGCCAATGCCAGTTTGTATTTTATTTTAG
- the yaaA gene encoding peroxide stress protein YaaA produces MKIIISPAKSLDFESKVPTTLHTQPRFLEQSNKLNKKLKTLSKKNISELMKISDDLSALNYERNQSWSTPFTTTNAKQAIYAFTGAVFKGIDVNSIEEEKLPLLQNNLRILSGLYGLLKPLDLIQPYRLEMGTRLKVGSTENLYKFWDNSIANSLNEELKGGELLVNLASTEYFKVIPKKVLKVPMITPVFKDFKNGEYKIVMTYAKMARGLMVRYIIDNNVKTIEDLKGFNVDKYRFSEELSSGNDLVFTR; encoded by the coding sequence ATGAAAATCATCATATCTCCAGCAAAATCTTTAGATTTTGAATCTAAAGTACCTACAACGTTACACACACAACCTCGTTTTTTAGAGCAATCTAATAAATTGAACAAAAAACTAAAAACACTTTCTAAGAAGAACATCTCTGAGTTGATGAAAATTTCTGATGATTTATCTGCTTTAAATTATGAAAGAAATCAATCTTGGTCAACTCCTTTTACAACTACAAATGCAAAACAAGCTATTTATGCATTTACCGGAGCAGTTTTTAAAGGAATTGATGTAAATTCTATTGAAGAAGAAAAATTACCATTACTTCAAAATAATTTAAGAATTTTATCAGGTTTGTATGGTTTGTTAAAACCATTAGATTTAATTCAGCCTTATCGTTTAGAAATGGGAACTCGTTTAAAAGTTGGTAGTACAGAAAATCTTTATAAATTTTGGGATAACTCTATTGCAAACTCATTAAATGAAGAGTTAAAAGGTGGTGAGTTATTAGTAAATCTAGCAAGTACAGAATACTTTAAAGTGATCCCTAAAAAAGTTTTAAAAGTACCAATGATTACACCTGTTTTTAAAGATTTTAAAAACGGAGAATATAAAATTGTAATGACCTACGCTAAAATGGCTCGTGGTTTAATGGTGCGTTATATTATTGATAACAACGTTAAAACAATTGAAGATTTAAAAGGTTTTAATGTTGATAAATATCGTTTTTCTGAAGAATTATCTTCTGGAAATGATTTAGTATTTACACGTTAA
- a CDS encoding (deoxy)nucleoside triphosphate pyrophosphohydrolase, protein MKKVEVVAAIICFENEIFCVQRPKNKLSYISRKFEFPGGKIEKGETEKEALKRELIEELNFIPTKIDDLFVTVIHKYPDFELKMHSFKCYSETKDIQLNEHISSEWLAIKDIDKLDWAEADIPIVNKLIEDE, encoded by the coding sequence ATGAAAAAAGTTGAAGTTGTAGCTGCAATAATTTGTTTTGAAAATGAAATTTTTTGTGTACAAAGACCAAAAAATAAGTTAAGTTATATTTCCCGGAAGTTTGAATTCCCAGGTGGGAAAATTGAAAAAGGAGAAACTGAAAAAGAAGCTTTAAAAAGAGAGCTTATTGAAGAGTTGAACTTTATTCCAACTAAAATAGATGACTTATTTGTAACTGTTATTCATAAATATCCTGATTTTGAATTAAAAATGCACAGTTTTAAATGTTATTCAGAGACAAAAGACATACAATTAAATGAACATATTTCTTCTGAATGGTTAGCAATAAAAGATATCGATAAACTGGATTGGGCTGAAGCGGATATTCCTATAGTTAACAAACTAATTGAAGATGAATAA
- a CDS encoding M14 family metallopeptidase, with protein MYKIFKTILFFTVLWLLFSCDNSSNKNKDFTTLFEKLEGTETPEYKEVISYYKELADEYASVSLFSFGQTDSGEPLHLVVYNREGVFNVDEIKESPKNRILINNGIHPGESDGIDASMLLLRDLVQNDSLIEKYKNTIICVIPVYNVGGALNRNSHTRANQNGPKEYGFRGNARNYDLNRDFIKQDTKNAAAFAEIFHAVNPDVFIDNHVSNGADYQYAITHLFTQHNKLGGGLGTFIETKMRPSLENLLLKKGISITPYVNVWGTTPEDGWSQFFDSPRYSTGYTTLFNTLGLMVETHMLKPYKLRVAQTYQLLFSALDFTEENSAEIKELRANAMAEVLANKTYPIAFKVDTKKPTELQFKGYQGEYIDSKATTGKRLFYDRTKPYTKSVKYYNNFETTKSVAIPKAYILQKGWHKIIDRLKNNQIKFIRFKNDTTIEVEVNHIAEFETRKTAYEGHYLHYNTTVNLSTENFQFRKGDIYIPTHQNGVRYLLETLEAAATDSFFNWNFFDTVLQQKEGYSAYVFEDIAAQFLIDNPSVKKEFEEKLKSDTEFAKNPREQLNYIYKKSPYYEPVHLRLPIFKTF; from the coding sequence ATGTATAAAATATTTAAAACAATACTTTTTTTTACTGTTTTATGGTTGCTGTTTTCTTGTGATAATTCTTCCAATAAAAATAAAGATTTTACAACACTTTTCGAAAAATTAGAAGGAACCGAAACCCCAGAATACAAAGAGGTAATTTCTTATTATAAAGAGTTAGCAGACGAGTATGCTTCTGTTTCTTTATTTTCTTTCGGACAAACAGATTCCGGAGAGCCTTTGCATCTTGTTGTTTACAATAGGGAAGGTGTTTTTAATGTTGATGAAATTAAAGAATCACCAAAAAATAGAATTTTAATTAATAACGGAATTCACCCAGGAGAATCAGACGGAATTGATGCGTCCATGTTATTGCTTAGAGACCTCGTACAAAACGATTCCTTAATAGAGAAATATAAAAACACTATTATTTGTGTCATTCCGGTTTATAATGTAGGCGGTGCTTTAAATAGAAATTCTCATACAAGGGCAAATCAAAACGGACCAAAAGAATATGGTTTTAGAGGAAATGCCAGAAACTACGATTTAAATAGAGATTTTATAAAACAAGACACTAAAAATGCAGCCGCTTTTGCAGAAATTTTTCATGCGGTTAATCCAGATGTTTTTATAGACAATCATGTAAGTAATGGTGCCGATTATCAATATGCAATTACACATTTATTTACACAACACAATAAATTAGGTGGCGGTTTAGGTACTTTTATAGAAACGAAAATGCGTCCGAGTTTAGAGAATTTGTTACTTAAAAAAGGAATTTCAATTACTCCGTATGTTAATGTTTGGGGTACCACACCAGAAGACGGTTGGTCTCAGTTTTTCGATTCGCCAAGATATTCTACGGGTTACACAACCTTATTTAATACCTTAGGATTGATGGTAGAAACGCACATGCTAAAACCATATAAGTTAAGAGTAGCTCAAACCTATCAATTGCTGTTTTCTGCGTTAGATTTTACTGAAGAAAATTCTGCAGAAATTAAAGAATTAAGAGCAAATGCTATGGCTGAGGTTTTGGCAAATAAAACCTATCCTATTGCTTTTAAGGTGGATACAAAAAAACCGACAGAATTACAGTTTAAAGGATACCAAGGAGAATATATAGATAGTAAAGCAACCACAGGAAAAAGGTTGTTTTATGATAGAACAAAACCATATACAAAATCGGTAAAATATTACAATAATTTTGAGACAACAAAGTCTGTAGCAATCCCGAAAGCCTATATTTTACAAAAAGGTTGGCATAAAATTATAGATCGATTAAAGAACAATCAAATAAAGTTTATACGTTTTAAAAACGATACCACAATTGAAGTGGAAGTGAATCATATTGCTGAATTTGAAACTCGAAAAACAGCCTATGAAGGTCATTATTTACATTATAATACTACTGTAAATCTGTCTACTGAAAATTTTCAATTTAGAAAAGGAGACATTTATATTCCTACACATCAAAACGGAGTGCGTTATTTGTTAGAAACGTTAGAAGCAGCAGCAACAGATTCGTTTTTTAATTGGAATTTTTTCGATACTGTTTTACAACAAAAAGAAGGCTATTCTGCCTATGTTTTTGAAGATATAGCAGCACAATTTTTGATTGATAACCCATCTGTAAAAAAGGAGTTTGAAGAAAAATTAAAATCGGATACTGAGTTTGCTAAGAACCCAAGAGAACAATTAAACTATATCTACAAAAAATCACCTTATTACGAACCAGTTCATTTGAGATTGCCAATTTTTAAAACATTTTAA
- a CDS encoding four helix bundle protein, with translation MKRHNFKKLQIWQEAIELVTLNYKFTSTLPDFEKFGLVSQLNRCAVSIPSNISEGTSKRTNKHFVTFLEHSLGSAFEWETQIIICNNLNFMSHETFLDLEKRIQKLQQKISNFIDSLDK, from the coding sequence ATGAAAAGACATAATTTTAAAAAGTTACAAATTTGGCAAGAAGCAATAGAATTAGTTACCTTAAACTATAAATTCACGTCAACTTTACCTGATTTTGAAAAATTTGGTTTGGTGAGTCAATTAAACAGATGTGCTGTTTCTATTCCTTCTAATATATCCGAAGGAACAAGTAAAAGGACTAATAAACATTTTGTTACTTTTTTAGAACATAGTTTAGGTTCTGCTTTTGAATGGGAGACACAAATTATAATTTGTAATAATTTAAATTTTATGTCTCATGAAACTTTTCTCGATTTAGAAAAAAGAATTCAAAAATTACAACAAAAAATATCAAATTTCATAGACTCTTTAGATAAGTGA